TGGAAACTATGGGAAATCTGAATGGTGAGTTGTCTTATTCGGATAACAATCTTTATTTTCTCAAAAGCAATCCGTATAACATGAATCATGAAGAACCACCCAATTTTATATTAGGCATACGCTTGTCTGCAGAAGAACTGAAGCACAGATTACAGCAGCTCGCGGAAACAGGAGGCAGTGATATTACGCTGAGCTTCGGAGAGAAGCACAATGTCGCCATTTCCTCTTCAGACGAACCTACGTCGGCGGCATTATTGCAACGGGTATCACCGGTATCACCTGTATCCATGCAAGTGACGAGATTTCAATCCGATCCATATCTGTATTATTCGCTTTATGATCCCGATCACTCGTTCACGCTGACAGCCAGTATCCCTAATGATGTGCTCCAAGCTCCGCTGGAACAATACAACCTATGGCTGTGGACGTTGACGCTTATTTCAATTGTTATCATTATGATCTTCTCCTTTTCGATCTACAGGTCAATTCACAAGCCGTTATCTGTGCTCATTCGCGGGTTCAGAATGGCGGAGCAGGGCCAGACAAATATTCATATTCCGCAATCCAGACGCGATGAATTCGGTTATTTATACTCTCGCTTCAACCACATGATAGAGCGCTTACATATTTTGATTGATGAAAATTATGTTGCCCGGATTCGAACCAGCGAGGCAGAACTCAAACATTTGCAGTCCCAGATTCAGCCTCACTTTCTATATAACAGTCTGTTCAGCATCAAGCAAATGGCCGAGGTCGAGAATGTTGAATTAATTCAGGAATTCACCGACTATTTGGGTCAATATTTCAGGTATATGTCCAGGGATTCTCATTCCGAGGTATCGCTCGGTGAAGAGGTGGACCATGCCTTGGTCTATGCTTCTATTCAGAAAATTCGATTTGGCTCAAGAGTCCAACTGCAATTGGAGGAACTAAGTAGGGAGTATCGAGACATCGCCATTCCTCGAGTCATCATTCAGCCGATTGTGGAGAACGTTTTCGAGCATGCCCTTGCCAAGCGCAGTCAGGGAGGAATTCTGAAATTATCCTATCAAGTGGACCATCACAAATTGTCCATTCGGATAGAAGATGATGGTGATCAATTAAAGGATGAAATCCTGAGCAGCCTGCAAGCATCCTTTCAGGAATCTGCGAACCCGAGACATGGGGATGAAGAGATTACGGGACTAATGAATGTGAATCAACGTTTACGGATCAAGTTCGGGACGGGCTATGGTCTTTGTGCGCAGCGTAGTGAGTTGGGCGGTTTATGCATGATTTTAAATATTCCATGGAGACGGGAGTAATCGTATGCAGCGCATGTTAATTGTCGATGATGAACCGGTTATTTTGGATGGTCTTTATGCGTTCTTTCAAAAAGCGGATTTTCAGGATATGGAGATCATTAAGGCATACTCTGCCTTTGAAGCAATCGAGTGGTTGAATTTTGTCAAAATTGATATCGTGCTCAGCGACATCTGTATGCCAGGCATGGATGGCATGGAACTGATCGAGAAGATTATGGATCGCTGGCCACGATGCAAAGTGCTATTGCTGACAGGTCATAACGAATTTGATTATGCACACCAAGCAATACGTAACCCTTGTGTTGTGGATTACCTGTTAAAGACAGAGGGCATGAGTCATATTCGCGCAGCGGTAGAGCGGGCGTTAACACAAATATCGGAGGAAAATGATTTCCGTTACCAGCATGCCTGGTTCCGCAGCAAGCTGCCCAGAGCGCTGCCGCAGCTACAGAGACAGTTACTGCTGGATCTCCTAAAACGAACGGAAAGACATGATACCGCCTCGCTTCAGGAAGAGTTGGATGCGGTCCAGTTACCTTTCATGTCCAACGAGCCTGTAATTCCGGTCATTATACGGGTTGAGGAGTGGAACAACTATCAATCCCAGGCGGACCGAAGTTTAATTCGCTATGCGGTTGCCAACGTTGCGGAGGAGCTGCTTCAGGATAAGGCCAAGGTCAAGGCTATTGATCTGGATTATCAGGTGATCGCCTGCTTTGTTCAGCCAAAGGTGGAGCCATCGAGCTTCCATACAGGACAGCAGGAGAAGTGGGAACAGACACTACGTTTCGTCTATGGAACGCTGGAGTCTGTGCAGCAATCCTGTGCGGATTGTCTGAATCTGTCCGTCTCCATTATGGTGAGCGAACAGGCGGTGGAGTGGATGGAGTTAAGTCAGGCGATTGCACAGCTGCGCCTGTCGATCCATGAGGGCCCTGGACTTGGGATGGAGAAGCTTCTTCGGGTCAAAGTGCAGCATGATTCGCCATACACCCCCAATATTTTGAATCAGCAGAGTGTTGCAGCTCTTCATCTGGATCAGATCAGGCAGCGGGTTACAACAGGAGACAGGGAGTGGATGGAGTCGTTTCACAAATGGACAGAGGCTTCAAAAGAAGGACTTCAGGACCCCTTCTTTCGAATGAAGATCTATTCAGGAGCAGGTAATGGACTGATCGAGCTTCTTCATGAACTGGGCTTGTACGAATCAGCGATGGAGGAAATTGCGTTATCTCGTATGCTTTATTTTGACATCCATACGCCTTGGTCTGATCTGGTGGTTTTCTATCAATCGGCATATGAATGGATTATCTCCAAAAGAAGTGTTACACGTATCCATGATCAGTCGCAGATTCTAATTGCGATTCATCATTATATCAAGCACCATCTGGAGGATGACCTATCGCTAACCCGAATTGCACAGGAGGTTTCCCTTAATCCGTCATATCTGTCCCGTTGGTACAAGCGCATAACAGGCA
This window of the Paenibacillus marchantiae genome carries:
- a CDS encoding sensor histidine kinase → MRFAVGTWKNASIVVKLMIAFVLVILPLYGISIMITHTSSKQMQTEVEKAHESKLYFYHNHLQFELERMSGLVTEFSFDETMSTLSTRAAIMSRYEVTSSLNNIHNKLGQIMVTSPYISDVVYYVPALHKRVSAVDGIRNVEDTEWKDLLETMGNLNGELSYSDNNLYFLKSNPYNMNHEEPPNFILGIRLSAEELKHRLQQLAETGGSDITLSFGEKHNVAISSSDEPTSAALLQRVSPVSPVSMQVTRFQSDPYLYYSLYDPDHSFTLTASIPNDVLQAPLEQYNLWLWTLTLISIVIIMIFSFSIYRSIHKPLSVLIRGFRMAEQGQTNIHIPQSRRDEFGYLYSRFNHMIERLHILIDENYVARIRTSEAELKHLQSQIQPHFLYNSLFSIKQMAEVENVELIQEFTDYLGQYFRYMSRDSHSEVSLGEEVDHALVYASIQKIRFGSRVQLQLEELSREYRDIAIPRVIIQPIVENVFEHALAKRSQGGILKLSYQVDHHKLSIRIEDDGDQLKDEILSSLQASFQESANPRHGDEEITGLMNVNQRLRIKFGTGYGLCAQRSELGGLCMILNIPWRRE
- a CDS encoding response regulator transcription factor, whose translation is MQRMLIVDDEPVILDGLYAFFQKADFQDMEIIKAYSAFEAIEWLNFVKIDIVLSDICMPGMDGMELIEKIMDRWPRCKVLLLTGHNEFDYAHQAIRNPCVVDYLLKTEGMSHIRAAVERALTQISEENDFRYQHAWFRSKLPRALPQLQRQLLLDLLKRTERHDTASLQEELDAVQLPFMSNEPVIPVIIRVEEWNNYQSQADRSLIRYAVANVAEELLQDKAKVKAIDLDYQVIACFVQPKVEPSSFHTGQQEKWEQTLRFVYGTLESVQQSCADCLNLSVSIMVSEQAVEWMELSQAIAQLRLSIHEGPGLGMEKLLRVKVQHDSPYTPNILNQQSVAALHLDQIRQRVTTGDREWMESFHKWTEASKEGLQDPFFRMKIYSGAGNGLIELLHELGLYESAMEEIALSRMLYFDIHTPWSDLVVFYQSAYEWIISKRSVTRIHDQSQILIAIHHYIKHHLEDDLSLTRIAQEVSLNPSYLSRWYKRITGKGISDYIHDRRIERSKELLLGSTCKMHEISAKVGFSDQHYFYRFFKKATGCTPQEYRDQKS